The Cellulophaga sp. L1A9 genome window below encodes:
- a CDS encoding DUF1456 family protein, with protein sequence MTNNDILKKLRVALMLRDDEIVDILKLVDFKISKAELGAFFRKEDHPNYMECGDQILRNFLNALVIHFRGTKENPKNPKAELAAIKKGPQAKKGYDPDFKAKQEKKVDKNVIHGNYKNKKKS encoded by the coding sequence ATGACTAATAATGATATTCTTAAGAAGCTAAGAGTAGCACTGATGTTGAGAGATGATGAAATTGTAGACATTTTAAAACTTGTAGATTTTAAGATATCTAAAGCTGAGCTTGGTGCATTTTTCAGAAAAGAGGATCATCCGAATTATATGGAATGTGGAGACCAAATACTCCGAAACTTTTTAAATGCACTTGTAATTCACTTTAGAGGTACCAAGGAAAACCCTAAAAATCCAAAAGCTGAATTAGCTGCTATAAAAAAAGGTCCACAAGCAAAAAAAGGATACGATCCTGACTTCAAAGCAAAACAAGAAAAAAAGGTAGATAAAAACGTTATCCACGGAAATTATAAAAACAAAAAAAAATCCTGA
- a CDS encoding Hsp20/alpha crystallin family protein, which produces MSTAHKNVVSIPALMNEIFKPDWFGGAEVLNAKGPAVNIREDDTSFVLELVAPGRKKEDFKIEIDNDLLTVSFESKEEASDEKEVNKVKYTRKEYSFSSFKRAFTLPDSVNKDAINANYENGILSFNLPKKEEALPKPKRLIELA; this is translated from the coding sequence ATGAGTACAGCACACAAAAATGTAGTTTCAATTCCAGCATTAATGAATGAAATATTCAAGCCAGATTGGTTTGGTGGAGCAGAAGTATTAAATGCTAAAGGACCTGCAGTTAATATCAGAGAAGATGATACTTCTTTTGTTTTGGAATTAGTAGCTCCAGGAAGAAAAAAAGAAGATTTTAAAATTGAAATCGATAATGATTTATTAACTGTTTCATTTGAAAGTAAAGAAGAAGCTTCAGATGAGAAAGAAGTGAATAAAGTAAAATACACTAGGAAAGAGTATTCTTTTTCATCTTTTAAAAGAGCATTTACCTTACCAGATTCGGTAAATAAAGATGCTATTAATGCAAATTACGAAAATGGAATATTAAGTTTTAATCTTCCGAAAAAAGAAGAAGCATTACCAAAGCCAAAAAGATTAATAGAATTGGCGTAA
- the sucC gene encoding ADP-forming succinate--CoA ligase subunit beta, with the protein MNLHEYQGKEILASFGVRIQRGIVAHNAKEAVDAAKQLTAETGTGWHVIKAQVHAGGRGKGGGVKLAKNLKEVEEIAGQIIGMNLITPQTSAEGKKVHQVLVAEDVYYPGASETKEFYMSVVLNRGTGRNMIMYSTEGGMDIEEVAEKTPHLIFTEEIDPGTGLLPFQARKIAFNLGLSGTAFKEMTKFVASLYKAYVESDSSMFEINPVLKTSDDKIMAVDAKVSIDDNALYRRKQYAEMRDLREENAIEVEAGALGLNYVDLDGNVGCMVNGAGLAMATMDLIKQAGGEPANFLDVGGTADAARVEAAFKIILKDPAVKAILINIFGGIVRCDRVAQGVIDAYKNMGTINVPIIVRLQGTNADLAKELIDNSGLDVQSAVQFQEAADKVKAVLG; encoded by the coding sequence ATGAATCTTCACGAATATCAAGGAAAAGAAATTTTAGCAAGTTTTGGGGTACGTATCCAAAGAGGAATTGTAGCTCATAATGCAAAAGAAGCTGTAGATGCTGCAAAGCAATTAACAGCAGAAACAGGAACTGGATGGCACGTTATAAAAGCACAAGTTCACGCTGGTGGCCGCGGAAAAGGTGGTGGTGTTAAATTGGCTAAAAACTTAAAAGAGGTTGAAGAAATTGCAGGACAAATTATTGGAATGAATTTGATTACGCCTCAAACTTCTGCTGAAGGTAAAAAAGTACATCAAGTATTAGTTGCTGAAGATGTTTATTACCCAGGCGCTAGTGAGACTAAAGAGTTTTATATGTCTGTAGTCCTTAACCGTGGTACAGGTAGAAATATGATTATGTATTCTACTGAAGGTGGTATGGATATCGAAGAAGTGGCAGAAAAAACACCTCATTTAATTTTTACAGAAGAAATTGATCCTGGAACGGGGTTATTGCCTTTTCAAGCACGTAAGATTGCCTTTAATTTAGGCTTGTCTGGTACCGCTTTTAAAGAAATGACAAAGTTCGTAGCATCTTTATATAAAGCATATGTTGAAAGTGATTCAAGTATGTTTGAAATCAATCCAGTTTTAAAAACTTCGGATGATAAAATTATGGCTGTAGATGCTAAAGTATCTATAGATGATAATGCTCTTTACAGAAGAAAGCAATATGCAGAAATGCGTGATCTTCGTGAAGAAAATGCAATTGAAGTTGAAGCAGGAGCTTTAGGTTTAAATTACGTAGATCTTGATGGTAACGTTGGGTGTATGGTTAACGGAGCTGGTTTAGCAATGGCAACAATGGATTTAATTAAGCAAGCAGGTGGTGAGCCAGCTAACTTTTTAGATGTTGGTGGTACTGCGGATGCTGCTCGTGTTGAGGCTGCTTTTAAGATTATCTTAAAAGATCCTGCAGTAAAAGCAATTTTGATTAACATTTTTGGTGGTATCGTTCGTTGTGATCGTGTTGCTCAAGGTGTGATTGATGCGTATAAGAACATGGGAACTATAAATGTTCCAATTATTGTTCGTTTGCAAGGAACAAATGCTGATTTAGCAAAAGAATTGATTGATAATTCTGGTTTAGATGTACAGTCTGCTGTACAATTCCAAGAAGCTGCAGATAAAGTTAAAGCTGTATTGGGTTAG